A DNA window from Bombus vancouverensis nearcticus chromosome 6, iyBomVanc1_principal, whole genome shotgun sequence contains the following coding sequences:
- the LOC143302796 gene encoding uncharacterized protein LOC143302796, whose product MNFMTDKLANSLGIRQRRCAIQIGALDNLSTTAKRYTTATITSTDGKYKKTLRFLVIPAISTFIPSEPIDPSSLELPRNIQLADPQFHCPAPIDVLFSTGSTFASLCIGQVNLAQPGEPELRLQKTRFGWVIGGSPTSQTAINTFHATTTALQEDLARFWEIDEGPATTHLSESERLCEEHFRNHVRRTKEGRYIVALPFNEKLSSLGSSKAAAMSRLASLHRRFQRDKQYETAYSAVIQEYLDLGHMTKINTDHATDHGYYLPHHGVIKESSDTTKLRVVSDGSASSTTGVSLNDALHTGPKLQEDLRNILLRFRSFQYVLTGDIEKMYRQFILRLEDRPYQKILWRADNGEIETYRLNTVTFGLSAAPYLAIRCLKQLAEDEGPRFPRAAQILRRDSMSTMR is encoded by the coding sequence ATGAACTTTATGACCGATAAGCTCGCGAATTCCCTCGGTATAAGGCAAAGGAGATGTGCGATCCAGATCGGAGCCCTCGACAATTTGAGCACCACGGCAAAACGATACACCACGGCCACAATCACGTCGACGGACGGCAAGTATAAGAAAACATTGAGATTTCTTGTTATCCCGGCCATATCGACCTTCATACCAAGCGAGCCCATCGACCCCTCGAGTCTGGAATTACCCAGAAATATCCAATTAGCCGATCCACAATTCCATTGCCCAGCCCCGATCGATGTCTTATTTAGTACCGGATCAACATTTGCGTCGCTGTGCATCGGGCAGGTCAATCTGGCGCAACCAGGCGAACCTGAACTACGTCTACAAAAAACACGGTTCGGCtgggtaatcggggggagtccaacgTCCCAAACCGCGATAAATACGTTCCACGCAACTACAACGGCTCTGCAAGAGGACCTCGCACGGTTTTGGGAGATCGACGAGGGACCGGCCACTACTCATCTTTCGGAATCTGAACGACTATGTGAAGAACATTTCCGAAACCATGTCCGACGAACCAAGGAAGGCAGATACATCGTTGCATTACCATTCAACGAAAAGCTTTCTTCACTAGGGTCATCGAAGGCCGCTGCAATGAGCAGGCTCGCCTCTCTTCATCGTCGATTCCAACGCGACAAACAATATGAAACCGCGTATAGTGCTGTGATTCAAGAATATTTAGACTTGGGTCACATGACGAAGATCAacacggatcacgccaccgaccACGGATATTATTTACCACATCACGGCGTGATCAAGGAATCGAGCGACACCACCAAGCTCCGGGTTGTGTCCGACGGCTCAGCATCGAGTACCACGGGAGTGTCTCTAAACGACGCCCTTCATACGGGCCCGAAATTACAAGAAGACCTGAGAAACATCCTACTGAGATTCCGGTCATTTCAATATGTCCTTAccggcgacatcgagaaaatgtaccgTCAATTCATCCTACGTCTAGAAGATCGTCCTTATCAAAAGATTCTGTGGCGTGCCGACAACGGAGAGATCGAAACTTACCGACTCAACACCGTAACGTTCGGTCTATCCGCAGCCCCGTATCTGGCCATCCGATGTCTCAAACAGTTGGCAGAAGACGAGGGACCTCGATTTCCGAGAGCAGCGCAGATCCTACGGCGAGATTCTATGTCGACGATGCGTTGA
- the LOC117160276 gene encoding odorant receptor 13a — MGKRVAQLERAIFFTKLSVALTCSWPPSPLTTKNRLLLFNTLWYTAFASSVALFLPLLAAIYEYYKSPIILGKTVSLASAVAQVVIKMIICRLQQRRFQMLYFDMENFCKHATKTERMVLERYVDKYKYFHCIYILWSFITTAFVICGPLYSSQTFPTHAIYPFSVKHQPYNSLIFFHQSLVGFQASSGMGIDTQVALLLRYATARFELLGIQLRNAKNNSELNVCIQKHIELLRYTKEIRLSIKYLVLATIATTTIAVIFGSLNLIANQPLILKTLYAIVVFSASVELFMYAWPADGMMRMSARVATSVYDTAWYKRDISVQRKVFRIILRSQKLETIGISGVVPQLSLSHYAKYLYTSLSYFNALRIMVGDPSSL; from the exons ATGGGAAAACGAGTTGCACAGTTAGAGAGAGCGATTTTCTTCACGAAACTCAGCGTCGCTTTGACGTGTTCCTGGCCGCCTTCTCCTTTGACAACTAAAAATCGACTTCTGTTATTTAATACATTATGGTACACGGCGTTTGCTAGTTCTGTGGCGTTATTCTTACCATTGTTGGCCGCGATTTACGAGTACTACAAAAGTCCTATTATTCTTGGAAAAACAGTGAGTCTTGCCTCGGCTGTTGCTCAAGTGGTAATCAAAATGATAATATGCCGTTTGCAGCAGAGACGTTTTCAA ATGTTGTACTTCGATATGGAAAATTTCTGCAAGCACGCCACAAAAACGGAAAGAATGGTCCTGGAGCGATACGtggataaatataaatatttccattgCATTTACATACTATGGTCTTTCATAACCACGGCTTTCGTCATATGTGGCCCATTATACTCGTCTCAAACGTTTCCCACGCATGCGATATATCCGTTTTCAGTGAAGCACCAACCATATAATAGTCTAATTTTCTTCCATCAATCGTTGGTTGGTTTCCAAGCATCGTCAGGTATGGGCATCGATACACAAGTTGCTCTTCTTTTACGATACGCAACTGCCAGGTTCGAGCTTTTAGGAATCCAATTACGCAACGCGAAGAATAACAGTGAGCTCAATGTCTGCATACAGAAACATATTGAACTTTTAAG GTATACGAAAGAAATCCGCTTATCTATCAAGTATCTAGTTCTGGCGACAATCGCAACAACTACTATCGCCGTGATTTTTGGTAGCTTAAACTTAATCGCA AACCAACCGTTAATTTTGAAAACTCTATACGCTATCGTAGTGTTCAGTGCCAGCGTGGAACTTTTCATGTACGCTTGGCCAGCCGATGGAATGATGCGTATG AGTGCGAGAGTTGCTACAAGCGTTTACGACACGGCTTGGTATAAGAGAGATATCAGCGTGCAAAGGAAAGTATTCCGCATTATTTTGAGATCTCAAAAACTTGAAACTATCGGGATCAGCGGTGTTGTACCGCAACTTTCGCTGTCTCATTACGCGAAG TATCTATACACATCTTTATCGTACTTTAACGCACTGCGTATTATGGTCGGAGATCCATCTTCACTTTAA